Proteins from a genomic interval of Leptospira bandrabouensis:
- a CDS encoding GGDEF domain-containing protein, whose product MFLRTYHPSFTATNISDIGSSLQIFSVMTAFTSIISLLFVDSLVRTKEASFWIAFFRISSLGICFFVYLFGKKRVKLFQRHIYGITSLVLIGLILLYIPMMVYDKPNHAYYLFGSAIVIASASILLWIEPFRILLLSTLYIAVFIPLHLNFSRIQGFDRFVFYQDVLIVSFLLAFGFVANLLINYWRFEEYRVKARLRVTVGKLLRINQKIEDLSRVDSMTELFNRRHLLEQFDLYKKRSNREGFIIGLVILDLDRLKAINDKYGHKQGDLAIQAFAKTVKSRTRITDIAARIGGDEFCLLVSPIDKEGLQVLAESIREKLERLQIPIHNQPGESLTLTVSIGATLFRPEDDPSFDELYHKIDTALYTSKNEGRNRITLFES is encoded by the coding sequence ATGTTTTTACGAACCTACCATCCTAGCTTCACCGCCACAAATATTTCCGATATAGGCTCCTCCCTACAGATTTTTAGTGTGATGACTGCCTTTACTTCGATCATCTCTCTTCTGTTTGTCGATTCCCTTGTGCGAACCAAGGAAGCCAGTTTCTGGATAGCTTTTTTTCGGATCTCATCTCTTGGCATTTGTTTCTTTGTATATCTATTTGGAAAAAAAAGAGTAAAATTATTCCAAAGGCATATCTATGGAATCACTAGTCTTGTTCTCATTGGATTAATTTTACTTTATATACCTATGATGGTGTATGATAAACCAAACCACGCCTATTATCTGTTTGGTTCTGCAATTGTGATTGCCAGTGCCTCGATTCTTCTTTGGATTGAGCCGTTTCGGATTTTACTTCTATCCACTCTTTACATTGCTGTATTCATTCCCTTACATTTAAACTTTTCACGTATCCAAGGTTTTGATCGTTTTGTTTTTTACCAAGACGTACTCATTGTTTCCTTTTTACTTGCCTTTGGATTTGTGGCAAACCTCCTCATCAACTACTGGCGGTTTGAAGAATACCGGGTAAAAGCAAGACTTAGGGTCACAGTCGGAAAACTACTTCGGATCAATCAAAAAATCGAAGACCTCTCGCGAGTGGATTCAATGACGGAACTATTTAACAGACGTCATTTGCTCGAGCAGTTTGATCTCTATAAAAAAAGATCCAACCGGGAAGGGTTTATCATTGGGCTTGTAATTTTGGATTTGGACCGACTCAAAGCAATCAATGACAAATATGGTCACAAACAAGGTGACCTTGCCATCCAAGCCTTTGCCAAAACAGTAAAATCCAGAACAAGAATTACAGACATTGCGGCCCGCATTGGGGGAGATGAATTCTGTTTATTAGTTTCTCCTATTGATAAGGAAGGTTTACAGGTATTAGCTGAGTCGATTCGTGAGAAATTGGAACGATTGCAAATTCCCATCCACAACCAACCAGGTGAATCTCTTACCTTAACAGTCTCCATCGGGGCTACACTCTTTCGACCGGAAGACGATCCTAGTTTTGACGAACTCTACCACAAAATTGACACTGCGCTCTATACCTCAAAAAATGAGGGAAGAAACCGAATCACTCTCTTCGAATCTTAA
- a CDS encoding GerMN domain-containing protein: MAVHPQIQEDKWKSLRYLIGGIFLVLVLIEKSMGFDPKATGSFLPKQGFRNIGKSQDKAKFAEPSDPFAKDTWEDDLNWEEEVLTQTFPESDSKQKPRTKLVDETIPEITLPEDRFPGAGKRLQADAGYLPVYFLKFYGTGKNSQSQLVKLTREFPGGDPIPFLFQELTKGPSPEEKGKGVLSALSKKIRMEPNYRLENGILHLSISEDIGYGGSMEILKDRLDQIAFTMIGNFGIKGVVLYSNGERIRTLGSDGLTIPEVLAKTQRKVIIF; encoded by the coding sequence GTGGCGGTACATCCCCAAATCCAAGAAGACAAATGGAAATCTTTACGCTATTTGATTGGCGGGATCTTTCTTGTGCTAGTACTCATCGAAAAGTCGATGGGCTTTGATCCAAAAGCCACGGGAAGTTTTCTCCCCAAACAAGGATTCCGCAATATTGGAAAATCTCAAGACAAGGCAAAATTTGCAGAACCATCCGACCCGTTTGCTAAAGATACTTGGGAAGACGATTTGAACTGGGAAGAAGAAGTCCTCACGCAAACTTTTCCCGAATCTGATTCGAAACAAAAACCTCGCACAAAACTAGTGGATGAAACCATTCCGGAAATCACCCTTCCCGAAGACAGGTTTCCTGGCGCCGGCAAACGCTTGCAAGCGGACGCCGGGTACTTACCCGTATATTTCCTAAAATTTTATGGAACAGGCAAAAACAGCCAATCCCAACTAGTCAAACTCACCCGTGAATTTCCTGGTGGCGACCCCATTCCCTTTTTATTCCAAGAACTAACCAAAGGACCTAGTCCAGAAGAAAAAGGAAAAGGGGTTCTTTCTGCTTTGTCTAAAAAAATTCGTATGGAACCTAATTACCGATTGGAAAACGGAATCCTCCATCTTTCCATTTCCGAGGACATAGGTTACGGAGGGAGTATGGAAATTTTAAAAGACAGACTCGATCAAATTGCATTCACCATGATTGGAAATTTTGGAATCAAAGGAGTGGTTTTATATTCTAACGGAGAAAGGATTCGAACTTTAGGAAGTGATGGTTTGACCATTCCAGAAGTTCTTGCCAAAACCCAAAGAAAAGTAATTATATTCTGA
- the mqnC gene encoding cyclic dehypoxanthinyl futalosine synthase: MNLASFSLNPNDPADAVLLNAVEGKRISPDEALILYKTGDFLKIQMVARFLREKVRPHTEASYTMFRVVNYTNYCNVECNFCSFMDEIGNGKGYVLSKEEILEKMDYAVEEGADQMFLQGGVYPNLPFDYYLDVIRTVKAKYPNMHIRAFSPVEVINLETITGKPLKEVLLILKEAGLDSVPGAGAEILTERMRQIISPKKATVSEWVRAMETCHEVGLLGSANVVFGSEETEEEVIEHLSVVRDLQDRTGGFLSFIPWTFQPQTKRFKVRPVPTHEYLKVLGICRIFLDNIKHIETSVMVLGKGVGQLALYSGADDISSVVIEENVLRSFGLKTEKEARKFLKEGGFQPIRRNLLYAEEYDCNQVGVD, from the coding sequence ATGAATTTAGCCTCTTTTTCCCTAAACCCCAATGACCCCGCAGATGCCGTCCTTTTGAATGCCGTCGAAGGCAAACGTATCTCACCGGACGAGGCCCTCATTCTCTACAAGACTGGCGATTTTTTAAAAATCCAAATGGTGGCAAGATTCCTTCGGGAGAAGGTAAGACCACATACAGAAGCCAGTTATACTATGTTTCGAGTGGTGAATTATACCAACTATTGCAATGTAGAGTGCAATTTTTGTTCCTTTATGGACGAGATTGGGAATGGAAAGGGTTATGTACTCTCCAAAGAAGAAATCCTAGAAAAAATGGATTACGCAGTGGAAGAAGGGGCAGACCAAATGTTCCTCCAAGGAGGGGTGTATCCCAATCTTCCTTTTGATTATTATTTAGATGTGATTCGGACGGTAAAAGCAAAATACCCTAACATGCATATCCGTGCTTTTTCTCCTGTGGAAGTGATCAATTTAGAAACCATCACAGGAAAACCGCTCAAAGAAGTTTTACTCATTCTAAAAGAAGCGGGTCTTGATTCGGTTCCGGGGGCTGGGGCGGAAATTCTCACAGAAAGGATGCGCCAAATCATTTCTCCTAAAAAGGCTACCGTATCCGAATGGGTAAGAGCTATGGAAACCTGTCACGAAGTGGGACTTCTCGGATCAGCTAACGTCGTTTTTGGTTCGGAAGAAACAGAAGAAGAGGTAATCGAACACTTAAGTGTGGTTCGTGACCTGCAAGATCGCACTGGCGGATTTTTGTCTTTTATTCCTTGGACATTTCAACCCCAAACCAAACGTTTCAAAGTAAGACCCGTTCCCACTCACGAATATTTGAAAGTGCTTGGGATCTGCCGGATTTTCTTAGACAATATCAAACATATCGAAACTTCCGTGATGGTGCTTGGAAAAGGAGTGGGGCAACTGGCTCTTTATTCCGGTGCTGATGATATTTCCTCAGTAGTCATAGAGGAAAATGTGCTTCGGTCTTTTGGATTAAAAACAGAGAAGGAAGCACGAAAGTTTCTAAAAGAAGGGGGATTCCAACCCATCCGACGGAACTTATTGTACGCAGAAGAATACGACTGCAACCAAGTGGGAGTGGACTAA